tggtaaaatatcatttaattaaacgggtcagatgGGTCAAatgggttctatgtgttcagcactaacccaactcatttattaaacgggttagtcgtgtcaacccgaatatgacacgaacctgTTAagtctcaacccataacctgctaatttcgtgtcgtgtcatgTCGGGTTCGcaggtcgtgtcaaattttgccacccctagcaAGGGCATACAATTGATAAATGCTATACATTGCATGGGTACCCTCCTAGTTACAAGCCTAAAGGGAAGTCTGGTGCTAATCAAGCCTCATGCAATTCAGTCAATGGAGCAGATAAGGGTATTGTTGCCACAAATCAGTGCCCCATCTCTAAGACACAATGTGAGCAACTTCTGGCCTATCTCAATTCAGGAAATACTTCTTCAGGAGCTGTTCTTGGAGATGCATCTCATGTTGCAAGTGTAAGCTCTTCTTGTACTTATGCTGGTGTGGAAGGAATGTCTGGTATGGCTTCTGATATGGTGGGGACTTCTGCCCAAGCTGGTTCACATTTCAACACTGATTTCATGTCAGGTACATATTCTCATATGCCTTTCACTCCTAGTCTTGAGCATTCAATCTTTTCAGCCAAAATTGTTGATAGACAAGCTTTTAGCACCTCTGATTGGGTAATTGATACAGGAGAAACAGATCACATGGTACATTCTATATCATGTCTCACTACTATTGTTGCAACCTTAAACACCTTTGTAAATCTTCCTAATGGTGAAACTGCTCTTGTTACTCACATAGGAACTATcacattatttgaaaaattaacccTTACAAATGTTTTATGTGTTCCCTCATTCAGCTTCAACCTTTTTTCAGTAAGCTAATTGGCTAAAACTAGTGTTTGTTGTCTGATTTTCTTTGGCACTTTGTGCTATATTCAGGACCTTGCTCATTAGAGCACAATTGGTATGGGTAAGAAGTTCAAAGGGCTCTATCTGTTGGACAGGAGTATATCAACTTCCTCAAATTGTTTTTCTACAATTGAATATGTAAATAGAGTTGTCAATAATGTTGTTAAGTCAGAAGTTTGGCATTCTAGGTTGGGACATTTGTCAAATGCCAATTTGGCTTTGATGAGAGACAATAATGTACccttttttcaagaaaataaaaactttcatTGTGATATCTGTCCCTTAGCTAAACAGCAAAGATTACCTTTCAATTCTAGTACTCATAAACCAAGTGAATGTTTTGAATTGCTTCATTGTGATTTGTGGGGTTCCTTCAATGTTTCAGCTATTAATGGTTGTGGATTCTTTTTAACCATTGTGGATGATTGCTCAAGATGTACTTGGGTTTATTTACTCAAGCACAAGTCAGACACTCAATCCATTTTGGAGAAATTTTGCATCATGGTTGAAACACAATTTTCTAAGAAAGTTAAAATCATTAGGACAGACAATGGTACttaatttttcatgtttgatttCTTTGCAAAAAAGGGTATATTGCATCAACTTAGCTGTGTTGAAACCCCTCAACAAAATGCTATAGTTAAGAGGAAACATCAACATATTTTAAATGTTGCTCGTGCCCTCAAATTTCAGTCCAATGTACCTTTGCATTTATGGGGTTATTGCATACTTACTGCAATGTATTTGATTAACAGAACACCATCCTCAGTTCTGTCAAACAAAACTCCTTTTGAGGTTCTATTTGGTTTTCAACCTAGCTACACTCATCTAAGACTTTTTGGATGTCTTTGTTATGCATCCACTCTTTCTCACAATAGATCAAAATTTGCTCCACGAGtaagaaaatgcattttctcGGGATTCTTTTGGTGTTAAAGGATACAAGGTGTATGACTTACTTACCAAACTTGTGTTTATCAGTAGAATTGTGTTGTTTCATGAGAGTATATTTCCTTTTTCCATTACTGCTACTGATTTTACAGATTCATTTGCTATAAAAGGTACTTTAGACACCTTTGTTACTCCTGTTCCTATACCTGATATACCTGCTAGTTCTATTGAAACTTGTTTCATGCCTCATTCCAATTCTGATTCATTACCTTCCACTTCCTCCAATAATGATCCATTCACTTCTGATTCTCATATACTGTCAGATTCTGTTCCTGTTGTTGCTTTTAACTCTTCTGCAAGTCCTCTACCACCTAGAAAGTCTACTAGAGTTCACAAAGCACCAGTCTACTTACAAGACTATGCTTGCACTACATCCATAGCATCTCCAAGTTCTGTTGCAGCCTCTCATGCTTTAGGATCTCCTTATGATATTTCAGCTTGTTTGTCCTACTCTCACTTGGCTCCACAATACTAATCCTATGTCATGTCTGTTAGTGACAGTCCTCCTACTCCTCAATTCTTCTTTCAGGCAGTTCAGGATCCATTATGGAAGGAGGCCATGGATAAGGAATTTGTAGCATTAAAAGCCACCAAAACTTGGGTGGTCACTCCCCTACCTCTTGATAAAAGGCCTATTGGGTGTAAGCGGGTCTATAGGATCAAACTCAACCCTGATGGCAGTATAGACAGATGTAAAGCAAGATTAGTGGCTAAGGGCTACACATAGAGGGAGGGCCTTGATTTTTTGGAGAATTTCTCACTTGTTGCCAAGACTGTGTCTGTCAGGTTGCTTATTGCTCTTGCTTCTGCTAAAGGATGGCCACTTCATCAAGTTGATATCAATAAAGCCTTTCTCCATGGGGATCTTGATGAAGAAGTGTATATGGCATTGCCTCTTGGTTATCACAGTAAGGGGGAGCCTACTTTTGTCAGTTCCACCACTCCTATGGTGTGTAAGTTGATCAAATCTCTCTATGGTCTTAAGCAAGCTTCTAGGCAATGGAATGCCAAGCTTTCTGCCACTATCTTAAGTCTTGGTTTCACACAATCCCAAGCAGACCATTGATTGTTTGTTCACTCTAATGGTCCTTATTTTACTGCATTATTgatctatgttgatgatatgatcatCACAAGGAATGATCCTACTTGCATTGCTAAGCTAAAAAGGGTTTTAGACCAGAAATTTGGCATTAAAGACCTTGGTTCTCTTAAGTACTTATTAGGTCTTGAAATTGCTAGAGGTCCTAAAGGAAATAGCATTAATCAGAGGAAGTATACCCTTGATATACTTAAAGAAGCAAGTATGAGTGGTTGTAACCCTGCTAAAACACCAATGGAGCAGCAACTTAAGCTGTCCAAAGGTGGTGGAGGGCTGCTTATAGATGCTGGTCAGTTTAAAAGGCTGGTTGGAAAGCTGATGTACTTAACACTAAGTAGACCAGACATAACCTATGTAGTTCATAGGCTTAGTCAGTTTTTGGCATAACCAAGAGTTCCTCACATGAGAGCAACTGCAAGAATCCTACAATGTCTCAAAGGGACTCCAGGCCAAGGGGTGTTCTTCCCAGCAGAATCAAATTTACAGCTCAAAGCTTTCTATGATGCAGATTGGGCTGGCTGCCCAGACACCAGGAAATCCTTGACTGGATATTGCGTGTTTTTAGGAGATTCATTGATCTCATAGAGGTCAAAGAAGCAAGATGTAGTCTCAAGATCTTTTGCTGAAGCAGAATATAGATCTATGGCCACAACTGCTTGTGAAGTAACATGGTTGTTGTATCTGTTAAGAGACTTGCACATTTCACATGTCAAATCAGTGTTGATGTATTGTGACAACCAGGCTACATTGCATATTTCAGTAAATCCGGTCTTCCATAAAAGATCTAAACATATAGAAGCAGATTGCCATATAGTGAGGAACAAGATTCTTGATGGTACTCTTAAGACTTTTTATGTCTCCTCAAGAAATCAGTTAGCATACATATTCACTAAGGCATTTGGAGTTGATGCTTTTATGAGATTATTAGCAAAATTGGGAGTGATTAATATTTCTAGTCATAAAATTCAATATCCAGATTATACAAAGGATAATGAAGAAACAAGAACTTTGCTCTTGAGGGGGAATGTTAAAGGAATCATATGTCAGGTAGAAGTATTTCACAGCAGCAAGCTTCCAAGCAAAGTGTTGGTATGCAATTGCAAGAGAAGCAGCAAGTGTGTGCATCCCATCGTGTAATGAAGCATTAGGGTGCATCCTGTGCTGCACCACAGAAGCATACAACACTACATTTGGATGCAGGGCATAACGCAACAGAGGATCTTAAGCAAAACAGAGCTACAATACTAAGAAGTGAAGACTTAGAGGATTTAATAGAGTCTATTCCATATCATGATCAGATTATACATTCAATACAAGAAATGTACCCAAGTGGGATGACTTACACGTGTCATAGCTAGGTAGCTTCATTTGTAACAGTTTCTCCCTTGAAAACAGGGGAGTTAGTTAGGGagttagttattgctttctCTTGTACATGATTGTAAATAAGTACATTAGAGTCCATTGTATAGTCATTCTAATTCATTAAATGAAATTCTGTTTCTATTTAGAGAGAGTGCTTTCTTTTACAGCGTTCCAGaatttctaaattctaatgGTATGGACAAGTCCAACGATTTTTTATAAGACCTATGTTATGCCCTTAATCAGGGTTTGTGCTGAAAAGAAAGGGTTTTAAATGGACCAGGACTTAAGGGATGCCATGACTTTGTGGCTTCTTTCCCctattttcaatatatttacTCCAAACCTATTTTAGTACAAAAAATGGTCCAATGTCAAATACATGCAAtcaaaggttttttattttattttaatgggttGTGGTTTTAGGGTTGTCTGTGTGGGTAAGATTAATAGGGTCTCCATCTCCTCCTTCTTTGTAAGAGTACCCACAAGCTCAAGAGGCCCATTATGTCATCCCAATATGGACCGAATGGATCTATAGCAATTGTTAGTGCAAGTCTTTGAATGTGTTCAGAGCCCTTAATGGATAATAGCAAGTATTGTAGATGCATAACGCCAAACTAAGGACTAAAAGTCCGCGTGGAGTTTAAGCCTCTATCCTAACACCACCAGGGTTTTTATTGGGTAAAGTCTGCCCATTTGTGAAACTTGGCGGCCCAATTTAAAGGAGGCCTCAATGAATTATGGACTTACCAATAGCTTTTTCAATAAACAAAGTACAGGGTGAATAGTATCCCAAATATCAGCtaaaatgttatagaaaatatatgaaGGAGGATGctaaaacaacacaaaaatatcACTGGCTGAATTTCCTTCCATAGCCAAAGGTCCGCATATTGATTTTTCTATGCGGTGAATGTGGTGGACTAAGTGTTTGTTTGGGTATCTCATGCTTTATGGAACCTTATTTGCATAGTAATTATGAAAAGATATGGTTTTTAGTGCTAggttatttttgaaataaaaaaagaaaacttttttgttaaatttatttttaaaaagtaaagacaagaaaaaagtaaaagtgtTTGACAAACAAACACTGAAAGTGTTCATACAGCCAAAAAATAAATCGGTTCATAGTTCATGCATTTAGGAATGTAGTTTTCCGTGCATCAACAGATAATAAAGAAAGTTTATGAAGATAATCTTTTTGACAAACCTTTTGTCACAACTCTGATACATACCCATGTCAATACTGTCAAGCACTTGGCAATACtgtcaaacaacaaaaaaaatagtcataatACATACCCATGATAAAAAcctaacaatacaaatatatcaACAATACATCTTAAATATATCAATGATTATCATTTCAGacttaagcaaaaaaaaaaaaaaaactaaagacaaatATCAAACCAACAATAAAAGCTATGATACATACATACCCATGATACAAATATATCTTAACAACTAGATACATGAACCTAGCAAAATCCACTAACAACTATATACACCAAACAACCAACTAGAGACAGTGAGTACTTACCTAACATGAGAATGTGCAAATGTGAATGTTGGGATtgtatgagagtgagagagggagagtacAATGGGTGTTGGGATTGTATGAGAATGAGAGAGGgggtgagagagggagagtaagAGTGAACGTGTATTGTGCTCGAGAGACCTAGACAAAAAAACCAGACCCGTGATATACAGGGACCCAGACAAAAAACCACGTGGAGAATATTTCACCACAATTTGAAAATCGAGATTTCAAGGCTTGGTTTCACTTTTAACAAATCGAGTTTCTAAAGCTCGATTTCTAAGTGACGTCCACGTAGAATCTCAAAGCacaaaactcgagttccatatctAGAGTCAGTATAGAACTTAAGTCTCTAAGACTTGAGTTCTAGGTAAACTCCACGTGGAATTATTCCAGATCAAAACATACAAATCGAGCTTTTAAGGCCTAAATTGGGTGTTTGAAACTCAAAATGTTAATTTGCTATTAACTTTTAAAATGTTGCCAACCAACTATATGGTAAGGCAATTGGAGttaattgcccattttggcaAAAATTTTTCCTATACTATACACCACAGCTGAATCTTTGGAGGGATTTACTGGCATTCCTGCACACGAATCTGCGGCAACTACGGCAAACagtcaaaaaagaagaaaaagaagaagaagaaggaacaCATGTGAAAGGATAACCTAACGTTAACAGCCTCTCTCTTTCAGCTGAACCAGACGGTACCAGTCCACACAAGGCCAAGCCTCTCTCTTTGCCATCACTGTTGCTTCGATGAGCCAAATCTCTGAACCTCCATAGCTTCGAGAACCCAGTAGAGTTACTCTTCTTTTAAAGCTCCGGCGAAGCCTTCAAGCTCGTCCGATTCCAACGCCGACGAAGAAGACCCATCTCGCTCTTCAACAAAAAACCTCCTCAACGGTGGCCGTAGACTCAACGAATCGACCTTAGACCTCAAATCTCCGTCGTAATCGTCTCCGAACAAAAGATATCGGTTAAATATCGGACTTTTCATGGCGTTTCAATCCGGACGATTTGTCGGATTTCTCGAGCGCTTCAACAGAACCAGGTACCATTCCCACTACCTCTCTTCACCTACTTCAAtttttccatttccattttCAACTCTAGATGACCAGCCATCACCGAATCCCATCAAGAACGAAATAAATCCCAAGGAACGTTTTGTTCTTGACCAGCTCTCTGAGCTTTTACCAATCCCTCGTAACTCTTCAGCACCAAACCCATTTAGATTTTCTGAAAATCCCACAAAACAAGTAGCTGAATTTAGAGCAGTTGATGGTTTTTTATTGCCCGAAGAGAAATTACGAGGGGTTTTCCTTCAGAAACTGAAGGGTAAAACTGCAATCGAGCAGGCTTTAACGAATGTTGGTATTGAATTGAGTCTTGACATTGTTGCTAGAGTAGTGAACACAGGGAATTTAGGTGGTGAAGCAATGGTTATGTTTTTCAATTGGGCGATTAAGAACCCGGCTATAGCTAAGGACATTAATAGTTACCGTGTGATTATCAAAGCGTTaggaagaagaattttttttaagtttgttatGGAAATATTGCGTGACATGAAAATGGAAGGCGTGAGCCTTGATTTAGAGACTCTATCATTTGTATTGGACAGTTTTGTTAGAGCTCATAGAGTGTCGAAAGCAATACAAATGTTTGGAAATGTAGAAGAGTTTGGGTTGAAATGTAATACCGAGTGTTTGAATGTGCTTTTACAATGTATGTGTCATAGATCCCATGTTGGTGCTGCAAACTCGTTTTTGAATTCAGTTAAAGGGAAGATACCATTTGATTGTATGACGTATAATGTTATTATTGGCGGGTGGTCAAAATTGGGTAGAGTTAGTGAAACTGAGAGTGTATTGAAAGCAATGTTAGTGGATGGGTTTAGTCCTGATTGTTTGACTTTCAGTTACCTTATTGAGGGTTTAGGGAGGGCTGGTCGGATTGATGATGCTGTTGAGATTTTTGAGCACATGAAGGAGAAAGGTTGTGTGCCAGACACTGGAACTTACAATGCAATGATATTTAACTCTATATCTGTTGGAGATTTTGATGGGTGTATGAAGTATTATAAGAGTATGTTGAGTAATAACTGTGACCCGGATGTTATTACTTATACCAAATTAATTGCTGCCTTTCTTAAAGCCCATAAAGTGGCCGATGCACTTGAGTTGTTTGATGAGATGTTGAATCGTGGTCTTATTCCCTGTACTGGGACTGTAACCTCCTTCCTTGAACCTTTGTGCAGCTATGGTCCGCCCCATGCTGCTATGTTGATTTacaaaaaagcaagaaaagttGGATGTAGAATATCGTTGAGTGCTTATAAGCTATTGCTTATGCGGCTTTCTAGGTTTGGTAAATGCGGAATGTTGTTAAGCATGTGGGATGAGATGCAAGAATGCGGTTATTCTTCAGATATGGAAGTTTATGAGTATGTCATCAATGGACTTTGCAACATAGGGCAGCTTGAAAATGCTGTACTTGTTATGGAAGAGTCTTTGCGGAAGGGGTTTTGCCCTAGCAGGCTTATATATAGCaaactaaataacaaattattggCTTTGAATAAGGTAGAAAGGGCTTACAAGCTATATTTGAAGATCAAAGATGCTCGTCGTGATGAAAATGCTAGGAGATATTGGCGTGCTAATGGGTGGCACTTCTGAACTGGCAAGCTTATCAGCAGCAAAGTGCAATTTGTGATCCTTGCTTTGCAATTCATGCAGCAAGTTTCAATCTTGCTTGCAGTATGAAATGATTCTTCTTGTaagttcttttaattttttatagaagCACCTGGTGCATACTTTAAACAAATCTTTCATGCAATCACTTTAGGTATTTTAAGAACCTGTTTTCTGGTATAGTatcattcttttctttgtttgttcaTTTATGTTTGTGTTGCTACAATAGCTGTTGCagtgttatttttattttcatcatataAGGTTGGCTTACACTGTTTTATCATGTGCAGGTGCTTCCTTTGGTTGGACTATATGAGCATATGCTGATCATCTTAAAAAGCTGTTAGCTTTAAGttcaaaatgactaaaatcCAACTTGCTAATTCACGATATTTCTATATACATGATGACTGTGAAGGACCTCATCCAGTGGACACTCACCATATTGTCATCAAACGGAATTCTGCATGGGTTTTCCTTGCCCACCTCTTTGTTCTTTTGCTGTTCATAAAGGCCATCTATCTCTGCTTATtaaatgtaatatattttactttgtttcattttagttctttaGCATTCTACACTTACTAGGAAAAATTGCTGTTTGTTTCATTTCAGTTGTTCATCATATAGTATATTAGTAATTATTAAGTGCCGATGAGCTATTGGCATTATGATTTATCAGGTAACTGGAAACAATAGCAGTAGATCCTCGAAGTGGTTGGTGTGTAAACCGTCTATAGCCCATGACAGGTGGGCTTTGAATTGTCTACCTTCTGCTACCCATGTTAGAAAGGATCTAATCAAATTTGTATCTCATGTATCtgatgtgtatgtgtgtgtggtGCTTTCAAATTTCAACCTTCTATTATCCCAGGTCTGCATGTTTGATTTGTGTTGTACTTTTTAATATCTAGGAATGTCTCAAAGaatataatacacacacacatatatttaaataacaCCAATACTTaatcattgtgatttttattgGTGTTTGATGTTGGGCGGATCGGTTGCAATTTAATGCTTTTATAACAAACACAGTTTGTTGTAACTATTTAGATAGGTAGATACGAATTTAACTTTATGGCATCTCTGGTGGCAGGGAACATTAGGTACCATTTTCCTTCTTAGCATGCTTTCCAGTGCTTGCCTTGTCAAATCATATTATGGGACACTTATTGAGAAAGGTGAAAAGCTAAAGACTGCTCCTTTATCTATTCTTAGTTCTTATTTTCAGGACTATAATATAAAGTGAGGAGTGGCACCTCAAGTTTTAGAATAACAATTACTACATTGCTGCTGGAtttgaataaattattttagagaATATTGCATTATATCTCTGATTGATTTCTTGAACTTGCATAAGCTTCATGGTGACATGACCATTTGAAATTTATGTAAGAAGGACAGGGAGACAGTGAATCACTTGCTTATGTGTTGTCTTGTGTGTAGAGATTTATGGGATATGGTTTTTGGTCTCTTTAGAGTACAATGGGTGATTCCTAAAGGGTTTAGATTTGCTAGCTTCTTGGCAGGGATGATTTGGGAGACATAGAAACATTTCAATATGGGAGGCTGTTCCACATTGTTTG
This genomic stretch from Castanea sativa cultivar Marrone di Chiusa Pesio chromosome 1, ASM4071231v1 harbors:
- the LOC142612656 gene encoding uncharacterized protein LOC142612656, yielding MAFQSGRFVGFLERFNRTRYHSHYLSSPTSIFPFPFSTLDDQPSPNPIKNEINPKERFVLDQLSELLPIPRNSSAPNPFRFSENPTKQVAEFRAVDGFLLPEEKLRGVFLQKLKGKTAIEQALTNVGIELSLDIVARVVNTGNLGGEAMVMFFNWAIKNPAIAKDINSYRVIIKALGRRIFFKFVMEILRDMKMEGVSLDLETLSFVLDSFVRAHRVSKAIQMFGNVEEFGLKCNTECLNVLLQCMCHRSHVGAANSFLNSVKGKIPFDCMTYNVIIGGWSKLGRVSETESVLKAMLVDGFSPDCLTFSYLIEGLGRAGRIDDAVEIFEHMKEKGCVPDTGTYNAMIFNSISVGDFDGCMKYYKSMLSNNCDPDVITYTKLIAAFLKAHKVADALELFDEMLNRGLIPCTGTVTSFLEPLCSYGPPHAAMLIYKKARKVGCRISLSAYKLLLMRLSRFGKCGMLLSMWDEMQECGYSSDMEVYEYVINGLCNIGQLENAVLVMEESLRKGFCPSRLIYSKLNNKLLALNKVERAYKLYLKIKDARRDENARRYWRANGWHF